The Flammeovirga yaeyamensis genome segment TTAAATGCTGTTCTAAAATAAATATCTTCTCCATTGGAAATACCACCTTGGATACCGCCAGATAAGTTGGTTTTAGTTCTTACTTTACCACTCTCATCTGTATAAAAGGCATCGTTGTGAGTAGATCCTCTTAGTTTCGTGCCCTCAAAGCCGCTTCCGTATTCAAAACCTTTACAAGCATTGATACTTAGCATTGCTTTACCTAATTCAGCGTTTAAACGATCGAAAACGGGTTCACCAAGACCTGCTGGCACACCAGAAATTACACATGATACAATACCTCCGATAGTATCTCTATCCTTACGTACTCCATCAATTAGTTCGATCATTTGCTCTGCCTTTACAGGATCAGGACAACGAACAATATTTTTCTCGATTTCATCAAAATCAAATGTTGAGTAATCATCTGAAACCCTTACGTCTCCTACTTCAGATACGTAAGCGTGGAAATCGATTCCTAAACTCTTTAAAAATAATTTAGCGACTGCACCTGCTGCTACACGAGCCGCAGTTTCTCTTGCAGAAGATCTTCCTCCTCCTCTATAATCTCTCACTCCATATTTTGTATGGTAAGTGTAATCAGCGTGGGATGGTCTGAAAACATCTTTAATGTGAGAGTAATCTTTACTTCTTTGGTCTTGATTCCAAATCAATAAAGCGATAGGTGTCCCTGTAGTTACCTCTTCGAAAACGCCAGATAGAACTTCTACGCTATCTGCCTCTTTTCTTTGAGTCGTAATCTTAGACTGACCAGGTTTTCTTCTATCTAATTCTTTTTGGATATATTCTAGGTCAAACGGTACGCCTGCTGGGCATCCATCAATGGTTACACCAATCGCACGACCGTGAGATTCTCCAAAAGTTGTGATTCGAAATGCTTTTCCAAACGTATTCATTACCTAATTTGTTAGTTCTGACACAAAAATATGATCTTTTTTTATTATAAACTGAACTGACTTAAAAATAATATCCTCAGTAGGTTATGTTCACATCAATTTTGTCAAATTTACAATCAAATAACTGTTTAATTGTAAATATTTCACAATTAAAAGTTGATTTCTTATAAAACTGTGAATTATTTATAACCGTTCAATCGTTATTAATTCCAAAGAAACACACTTTAAGACATGAAGTTAAAATAAATTTGGTTTTGATGAGTATTTCTAAAATTGTTCAAGTTATATTTGTGAGGTTTTTCACAAAAAACCTGATTTCGATGAAAAATTTCCTTGAACTTAGGTAAAACTAGAAATTTATGGAATACAGCTTCTTAATTTATGATGGAGTGATCACTGTAAAGTTAAAGGGGGATTTCCTTGGCCATCCCGAAGAGAAAAGTTTCATTAGAGACTCTAAACTTTTCACAAGGTCTGGAATTACCGACTTTATTATTGATGCCACTCATATTAATCATATGAACAGTGGAGGCTTGAGCATGTTAGTGAGATTATATACGGATATATCACAAAGAAATGGACGTATGTTATTGATCTCCTCACCTACTCAATTAACCAAGCTTTTAAAAATAACTAAGCTAGATAAGGTATTTCAAACTTCTAGTTCTAGAAGTAAAGCCCTACAGACACTGAGATTGTCGTAATCTCATTTCTATTAAATTAATACATATCAAAAATATAATTCATTCACAAGATGGATATTCTTTTAGGCATGCAGTGGGGAGATGAAGGAAAAGGCAAAGTTGTCGATGTCCTCGCTCCAAAATATGACGTTGTTGCACGTTTCCAGGGTGGACCAAACGCTGGACACACATTGGAATTTGATGGTAAAAAGTTCGTTCTGCATCAAATCCCTTCAGGTGTTTTCCAAGAAGGTACATCAAATATTATCGGAAACGGTGTTGTTCTTGATATTCGTATCTTCCGTGAGGAGATCGAAAAATTAGAAACAGCAGGTTATAAAGTGAAAGACAAAATCTTATTGTCGAAGAAAACTCACTTAATTATCCCTACACACCGTCTACTTGATGCGGCCTACGAGAAAAGTAAAGGTGATCAAAAAATTGGTTCTACTTTAAAAGGTATTGGACCAACTTACCAAGATAAATCAGCTCGTGTTGGTTTAAGAACTGGTGATTTATTCTCGGAAAACTTCCAAGAAAAATACGAAGCATTAAAAGCAAAGCATGTTGAAATCTTAAACTTCTATAAGTTCGATTTCTCTGAGATGCTTCCAGAAATGGAGGAAGAATTCTTCCAAGCTGTGGAGTACACAAAGACTTTAAACTTTGTCAACTCTGAGTACTTCGTAAACGATGCTCTTAAAGATGGTAAGAAAGTATTGGCTGAAGGTGCTCAAGGTTCTTTATTGGATGTTGACTTCGGTTCTTACCCTTTCGTTACTTCTTCTAACACATTTGCAGCAGGTGCTTCTACTGGTTTAGGTGTTGCTCCTAACGCTCAGAAGAACATCTACGGTATCTTTAAAGCTTATTGTACTCGTGTAGGTTCTGGTCCATTCCCAACAGAATTATTTGATAAAACTGGTGAGGATCTTCAAAACCTTGGTCACGAATTCGGTGCAACTACTGGTCGTCGTAGAAGATGTGGTTGGTTAGACCTTCCAATCTTGAAATACGCAGTAATGCTAAACGGTGCTACTGAGTTGTTCATGATGAAAGCTGACGTAATGAATACTTTCGAGGAAATCAAAGTATGTACTGAGTACTTATTAAAAGACGGTACAAAAACTACAGAGGTTCCTTACGACTTAGAAGACATCAAAGAGCCAGTGTATACTACGCTTAAAGGATGGAATCAAGAAGTAGATGTAAAACTTCCTTTCGAAGAGTTACCTCAAGCACTTCTAGATTACGTAAAATATATTGAAGATTATATCGGTGTTCCAGTCACTATGGTTTCTATGGGGCCAGATCGTGAGGAGACAATTATGAAGTAATCTTTTATTAAAGATATTTCAAGCCTTTCCATTTTTTGGAAAGGCTTTTTTTATGTATAATTTGTAGAATTAACTTATATTTTCTTAATAATTGAACTAATAAGAAACTTATCAATCAAATAAAGAGTTTTATGTAATACAGGACTACTTTATTAAACCATTATAATCATGGAAGTACAAAGCTTAATGGAACAATTAGTTGATTGCTTCAAGACTTTCAAAGATTCAAAAGTAATCTGTGCATCGAAAGATGGAGAGTTAATTGTTCCACAATCGGAAAAAGAGGCATTGGAATTAGTAAAAGCAGGATACACTGCTTACTTCCGACAAGACCTCAAAAAAGAACTAGGTACTGAAGACCTTTTCTATTAAAAAAAGCATGCTTCAAAAAATTGAAACATGCTTATTGAAAACCGCCCTAAACGTAAGTCTAGGGCTTAATTATGTCTTAAAGATTCTTATTCACAATTGTAGCGGATGCTTGTGCTGTTGGGTAAATCACCAAGTCAGCAATATTTACCGAACTTCTTCTTGATATCATAAAGAAAATCACATCTGCAATGTCTTCTGCGTACAAAGGGGTGTACCCTTGGTAAACTCCCTCAGCTTTTTCAGTATCACCTTTGAATCTTACTTCAGAAAACTCTGTATGTACCAATCCTGGATGTACCGCCCCCACACGAATACCGAATTCATTTAAATCGTATCTCATTGCTTCATTTAATGCATTTACTGCAAACTTCGACGCATTATAAACATTACCGTTAGGATAAACATCCTTACCAGCAATAGAACCAATATTAATAATGTGTCCAGATTTTCTTTCTGTCATCTGAGCAATAATAGCCTTGGAAACATATAACAAACCTTTCACATTAATATCGATCATGGCATCCCAATCATCTACATCTCCGTCTTGAATTGAAGATAAACCATGAGCATTTCCTGCGTTATTTACTAAAATATCTACCTGAGCAAAATCTTCTGGAAGGCTTTCTATCTTAGCAAATACATCTTTTTTATCTCTTACATCAAATGACAAAGTATGTACATCTGTTTTCTCACTTAATTGCGTTTTTAAAGTTTCTAAGCGATCCGCCCTTCTTCCACAAATAATTAAACGGATGCCATTATCAGCAAATAATTCTGCAGTTGCTTTACCTATTCCTGAAGTTGCGCCAGTGATTAGTGCCGTCTTTTTCATGATTTCTTTTTTTGAAAACACATCATCGACATCTCCATTACATGTTCTTCTGTCTCATGAGGAGGTAAATATCGATGAGCGATATGATGATTGAATTGATATTCTAAATTAGGATAATCTTTCTTAAATAAAGATTTGAGATGTTGTTCTCTCATATTCCACTGATGTGTAATTAACAACACATACCCATAATTTACGAGGGATTTTTCGATTCGATCAAATAATAAACTTTCATTATCTAAATCTTCGAACTGACAATGAATGACAGCATCAAGAAGTATTACCTGATAATTTTGATCAATGTTGTAGTCAAAGATATCGGCAACAATTCCTTTCACCCTATTATTTGATGTTGCTACAGTTTGATCAATCCCAACCTTAGAAAGGTCCACAGCTGTTACTTCGAAACCTAAGGCATCAGCCATAAGTGCATTACGTCCCTGCCCACTTCCAAGATCCAAAAGGTTCTTTTTCTCCTTTATATCTTCCAAAAATGCTTTTAGTTCTTTATAGCTATCACCAAAAGCATTTTTATTAAGATAGAACTGATCCCACTCTTTTATTTTATCAGTTTCCAAAGTTTATTTCTGTATGATCTCCTAAGTTTAAACTTTGTGCCACCCCTTTTAAAGTCGAATCGTGGCCGACCAAAGAGTTTTTCAGCAATAAATCTTTTAGATTTGTATAAGCCCCTATGATAGAATTACTGATATTACAATTTTCGATTTTAGCTTCTTCTCCAATCACTACATTTGGTCCTATAATAGAATTCTTAATGACAGTATTCTTACCAATTTTTACTGGAGGAATAATCACAGTATTTTTACTATTCACATCCTCTATTTTAGTGGCATTAAAATCAGGACGATTTAATAATGTAGCATTAGCCTCAAGCAAAGAATACTTTGCTCCGCAATCGTACCAATTTTCTACAAATTGAATATCAAACTCCACGCCCTCTTGTAACATTTTTTGTAAACCGTCGGTGATCACAAACTCATTATTTACCGTTTTATTACTCGCCAATACATAGCGCATAGCATCCAACAGTTTAGGAACATCTGTGATTTTATAAATTCCGACCAAACCAATATTTGATTTTGGAATAGTTGGCCTCTCTATAAACTTTCTAACTTTGGTTCCGTTTTTTAATTCAGTTACACCATAATCACCCGGCGTTTCTACTTTCTGAACACCCACTACAGAATTAGGTACCTTCAGCATTTGTTCGATGTCTATATTTACGATAGAATCTCCCAAACATATCATTACTTCTTTTTCTTCGAGAATGTGTTTCTCTGCAACCAACACAGCATGTGCAGACCCTTCTCTGGGTATCTGTACCACAAATTCGAATTTGATTTTAGTGTTTTTATAATTTTCTTGAATAAAGGATTCTATTCTAGCTCCCATATACCCAATGATAATAATAAACTCATCAAAACCTGTTTCTATAAATTTATCGATAATATGAGCGATAACAGGTTTTCCAGCTACTGGAAGTAATGCTTTAGGTTGCGTATTGGTAAGTGGCCTTAAATTCGACCCCCGACCCGCAACAGGGATTAATACTTTCATTTATATGGTATCGTTAGGTTTACAATCTTTTGATAAAAATAATTGTCCAACCTAGTAAATAATCAACTACTTTAAAGTAAAATGTAGTAATTTTGCTATTAGATATGAATGTATGTGATTTTGATCACAACATGAACTCTAAAGTTAACTCCAAGACAATAATTATATTGATTCAATTTGGGTGTTTACAGCTAAAAAACTAATTAAGAATTAACTATATTTCATTTAACTGTTCCACATCAAAAATTAGTCAATATTTGTCTGAGTACAAATTTATAACTTGGATTAAAAACTTAAAACCTAAATTTATTATCAAACTTAATTCGAATCTAATGAAAATGAGATTAATTTCTACTCTTTTTGTATTAGCAGCTATTACGTTTAGCTGTTCTTCAGGTGGCGGTTCAGAGAAATCTGATAAAAAAGAATACGCTAAAGTAACGAAAGAGGAATGGCAAATGGCCAAAAGAATGTTCGACCAACAGCCAGCTACTGCTCCGGTTAAAGACGACAATCCTTTAAATGATGCTAAGGTTAAATTAGGTCAGATGTTGTATCACGATACTCGTCTTTCTAATGATGGTAACATTAGCTGTAACTCTTGTCATAATTTAGCCACTTTCGGTGTGGATAACTTACCAACATCGCCTGGTGATACTCAAGTAAAGGGAGAAAGAAACTCTCCAACAGTATACAATGCAGCATTTGATTTCGTACAATTTTGGGACGGTCGTGCAGCAGATGTAGAAGAGCAAGCTTTAGGCCCCATCTTAAACCCTGTAGAACATGCAATGAAAGACGAGAAACAAGTAGTTTCTAGACTTTCTGAAGTAGCTGAATACGTAAAGCTTTTCAAAGAAGCATTCCCTAACGAGAAGAAACCTCTTACTTTTAATAATGTAGGTAAAGCTATTGGTGCATTCGAAAGAACACTAGTATTCCCTTCACGTTTTGACCGCTTTATGGAGAAAGAAACTTCTTCTTTCCTTTTAACAGCAAAGGAAGCTCAAGGTCTTAGAGATTTCCAAGAAGCAGGATGTACTACTTGTCATGCGGGCAACCAATTAGGTGCTCAGATGTATCAAAAATTCGGTTTGTATGGCGATTACTGGACAATGACTGGATCTAAACCATTAGCTTCAGGTCACTATGATGAAGGAAGAAAAGACGCTACAGGTAATGAATCTGATAAGTATTTCTTCAAAGTGCCTAGTTTAAGAAACATCACTAAAACAGCACCTTATTTCCACGATGGATCGGTAGCTAAATTAGAAGATGCTATTAAGATTATGGGTAAGCTTCAATCGAATAAAGATCTTAATGAGGAGCAAGTGAGCAACATTGCTGCTTTCTTGAAATCGTTAGAATCTAAGATTCCTGAAGATATTACAAAAGCTCCAGTTTTACCGTAACTGGATTAATTATTTTAGAATAGCATCATGGAGACATGGTGCTATTTTTTTGTCTAATGACAATTGAATAGGATAGCAAACACTCAAACATTCACCTTCTATAATACATTGAGATACTTTATATTGTGGAAAGTTTTTAAAAGTAATTTCAATTTGATTCTCCATTTCTACTATTGAATCGATCTCAAGAATAGTAAATGGTATCGTCAGACCAGTTTTTAAGCATTTCGATAATGCTTCTTTTGCAGACCAAAGTTTTATTTCAACATCAATGACTCCTTGTGCTAAGCAAAGCATTTTTTCCTGATAAGTAATCTGCCCCTTAGTTTTAGCAGACATTTCCTCTTGATTCGATTCCACATCAATCCCAATAATTAAATCACTCGGAAAAAGAATTGAAGCAATATGACTTTGAGAATGAGCTATTGAGCATTCCCATCCTTGAAAAGATGGATGCTTTATAAATGGTTGTTCAAAAATCCCTTTCCCAATTTCAATTTGATGTGCT includes the following:
- the aroC gene encoding chorismate synthase, coding for MNTFGKAFRITTFGESHGRAIGVTIDGCPAGVPFDLEYIQKELDRRKPGQSKITTQRKEADSVEVLSGVFEEVTTGTPIALLIWNQDQRSKDYSHIKDVFRPSHADYTYHTKYGVRDYRGGGRSSARETAARVAAGAVAKLFLKSLGIDFHAYVSEVGDVRVSDDYSTFDFDEIEKNIVRCPDPVKAEQMIELIDGVRKDRDTIGGIVSCVISGVPAGLGEPVFDRLNAELGKAMLSINACKGFEYGSGFEGTKLRGSTHNDAFYTDESGKVRTKTNLSGGIQGGISNGEDIYFRTAFKPVATIMVDQDSIDKEGNAATVSGKGRHDPCVVPRAVPIVEAMSALTIADMVVRSNGNRLDQFKK
- a CDS encoding STAS domain-containing protein, translating into MEYSFLIYDGVITVKLKGDFLGHPEEKSFIRDSKLFTRSGITDFIIDATHINHMNSGGLSMLVRLYTDISQRNGRMLLISSPTQLTKLLKITKLDKVFQTSSSRSKALQTLRLS
- a CDS encoding adenylosuccinate synthase, producing the protein MDILLGMQWGDEGKGKVVDVLAPKYDVVARFQGGPNAGHTLEFDGKKFVLHQIPSGVFQEGTSNIIGNGVVLDIRIFREEIEKLETAGYKVKDKILLSKKTHLIIPTHRLLDAAYEKSKGDQKIGSTLKGIGPTYQDKSARVGLRTGDLFSENFQEKYEALKAKHVEILNFYKFDFSEMLPEMEEEFFQAVEYTKTLNFVNSEYFVNDALKDGKKVLAEGAQGSLLDVDFGSYPFVTSSNTFAAGASTGLGVAPNAQKNIYGIFKAYCTRVGSGPFPTELFDKTGEDLQNLGHEFGATTGRRRRCGWLDLPILKYAVMLNGATELFMMKADVMNTFEEIKVCTEYLLKDGTKTTEVPYDLEDIKEPVYTTLKGWNQEVDVKLPFEELPQALLDYVKYIEDYIGVPVTMVSMGPDREETIMK
- a CDS encoding SDR family NAD(P)-dependent oxidoreductase yields the protein MKKTALITGATSGIGKATAELFADNGIRLIICGRRADRLETLKTQLSEKTDVHTLSFDVRDKKDVFAKIESLPEDFAQVDILVNNAGNAHGLSSIQDGDVDDWDAMIDINVKGLLYVSKAIIAQMTERKSGHIINIGSIAGKDVYPNGNVYNASKFAVNALNEAMRYDLNEFGIRVGAVHPGLVHTEFSEVRFKGDTEKAEGVYQGYTPLYAEDIADVIFFMISRRSSVNIADLVIYPTAQASATIVNKNL
- a CDS encoding class I SAM-dependent methyltransferase; the protein is METDKIKEWDQFYLNKNAFGDSYKELKAFLEDIKEKKNLLDLGSGQGRNALMADALGFEVTAVDLSKVGIDQTVATSNNRVKGIVADIFDYNIDQNYQVILLDAVIHCQFEDLDNESLLFDRIEKSLVNYGYVLLITHQWNMREQHLKSLFKKDYPNLEYQFNHHIAHRYLPPHETEEHVMEMSMMCFQKKKS
- a CDS encoding sugar phosphate nucleotidyltransferase, whose amino-acid sequence is MKVLIPVAGRGSNLRPLTNTQPKALLPVAGKPVIAHIIDKFIETGFDEFIIIIGYMGARIESFIQENYKNTKIKFEFVVQIPREGSAHAVLVAEKHILEEKEVMICLGDSIVNIDIEQMLKVPNSVVGVQKVETPGDYGVTELKNGTKVRKFIERPTIPKSNIGLVGIYKITDVPKLLDAMRYVLASNKTVNNEFVITDGLQKMLQEGVEFDIQFVENWYDCGAKYSLLEANATLLNRPDFNATKIEDVNSKNTVIIPPVKIGKNTVIKNSIIGPNVVIGEEAKIENCNISNSIIGAYTNLKDLLLKNSLVGHDSTLKGVAQSLNLGDHTEINFGN
- a CDS encoding cytochrome-c peroxidase, yielding MKMRLISTLFVLAAITFSCSSGGGSEKSDKKEYAKVTKEEWQMAKRMFDQQPATAPVKDDNPLNDAKVKLGQMLYHDTRLSNDGNISCNSCHNLATFGVDNLPTSPGDTQVKGERNSPTVYNAAFDFVQFWDGRAADVEEQALGPILNPVEHAMKDEKQVVSRLSEVAEYVKLFKEAFPNEKKPLTFNNVGKAIGAFERTLVFPSRFDRFMEKETSSFLLTAKEAQGLRDFQEAGCTTCHAGNQLGAQMYQKFGLYGDYWTMTGSKPLASGHYDEGRKDATGNESDKYFFKVPSLRNITKTAPYFHDGSVAKLEDAIKIMGKLQSNKDLNEEQVSNIAAFLKSLESKIPEDITKAPVLP
- a CDS encoding 4'-phosphopantetheinyl transferase family protein, whose amino-acid sequence is MINLTFTNSTNSDTFCCPFTFHKLFDIDKEEANRWLHPKEVSFFNTLLERRKQTFLSGRKVLKQLLISIVPIKAHQIEIGKGIFEQPFIKHPSFQGWECSIAHSQSHIASILFPSDLIIGIDVESNQEEMSAKTKGQITYQEKMLCLAQGVIDVEIKLWSAKEALSKCLKTGLTIPFTILEIDSIVEMENQIEITFKNFPQYKVSQCIIEGECLSVCYPIQLSLDKKIAPCLHDAILK